The following DNA comes from Pseudomonas triticicola.
CGATGACGTCGAAATGTTCCCCCTGCAGCGCCTGGCGCATCGCCGCGCCGTCGGTGACGCCGCTGGCGTGAATGTTGAAACGGGCGAGGTAATCGATCATCAGCTCGCGGATCGGCACGTCATCGTCGACGATCAGCGCGCGGATGCTCCAGCGCTTGTCGTCTTTGCTTTCATCCGTCACGGTTGTCGGGGTGTTGTGCATGGGGCTGTTCGCTGCCAGTGGTGGTTTCAGCATAGGCGTCCGGCCGGGAGGCGGGAAGTGCTGTTGTAAGGACGTGTTGCGCCGGGCGAGGCTAACCCGTATGCGTGTTGCCGGCGTGTCGGCTGTGTATCGGAGTCGACACAATAGCCGCGCGGGCTAAGCTGATAACGGCCAGCGCGACGATTTGCCGATCATCGGGTGCCGCGCTGCCGCCGGTTCCGCTACAATGCGCGCCGTTTTCGACCAGCCTGAGAGCCCATCCATGTCCGCCTGCCAGACTCCTATCATCGTCGCCCTGGATTTCCCCACCCGTGACGCCGCACTGAAGCTGGCCGACCAGTTGGACCCGAAACTGTGCCGGGTCAAAGTGGGCAAGGAACTGTTCACCAGTTGCGCGGCGGAAATCGTCGGCACCCTGCGCGACAAGGGTTTTGAAGTGTTTCTGGATCTCAAATTCCACGACATCCCCAACACCACTGCGATGGCCGTGAAAGCCGCTGCCGAGATGGGCGTGTGGATGGTCAACGTGCACTGCTCCGGAGGCCTGCGCATGATGGCGGCCTGCCGCGAGGAGCTGGACAAGCGCAGTGGTCCGCAACCGTTGTTGATCGGTGTGACCGTGCTCACCAGCATGGAGCGCGAGGATCTAGCTGGTATCGGTCTGGATATCGAGCCGCAGGAACAAGTGCTGCGTCTGGCGGCGCTGGCCGAGAAGGCCGGGATGGACGGTCTGGTGTGTTCGGCGCTGGAAGCGTCGGCGCTGAAAGCCGCGCACCCGTCGCTGCAACTGGTGACCCCGGGGATTCGCCCGGCAGGCAGCGCGCAGGACGACCAACGGCGCATTCTGACCCCGCGTCAGGCGCTGGATGCCGGTTCCGATTACCTGGTAATCGGCCGTCCGATCAGCCAGGCGGCGAACCCGGCGCAGGCGTTGGCCGCAGTCGTAGCCGAAATTTCCTAAAGCTTATTGAAGATCCGACTGTGAGAGCGAGCCTGCTCGCGAAGAGGGAGTGTCAGTCGGCATCATTATCGACTGATCCACCGCTTTCGCGAGCAGGCTCGCTCCCCCATTGGTTTCAGGCTGGCCTTAAACCTTCAGAACCAACTTGCCAAAGTTCTCGCCGTTGAACAGTTTCATCAGCGTCTCGGGGAACGTCTCCAGCCCATCAACCACATCTTCCTTGCTCTTGAGCTGCCCGTTGGCCATCCAGCCGGCCATCTCCTGCGCGGCGCTGGCGAACTGCGCGGCGTAGTCCATCACCACAAAACCTTCCATGCGCGCGCGATTGACCAGCAGTGACAGGTAATTGGCCGGGCCTTTGACCGCTTCTTTATTGTTGTACTGGCTGATGGCGCCGCAGATCACCACCCGCGCTTTCATGTTCAAGCGGCTCAGCACCGCGTCGAGAATGTCGCCGCCGACGTTATCGAAATACACGTCCACGCCCTTCGGGCATTCGCGCTTCAGACCGGCCACGACGTCTTCGGCCTTGTAATCAATGGCGCCGTCGAAGCCCAACTCGTCGATGAGGAATTTGCACTTGTCGGCCCCGCCGGCGATGCCGACGACGCGGCAGCCTTTGATTTTGGCGATCTGCCCGGCCACGCTGCCCACCGCACCGGCCGCGCCGGACAGCACCACGGTGTCACCGGCTTTCGGTGCGCCGACGTCGAGCAGGGCGAAGTAGGCGGTCATGCCGGTCATGCCCAGTGCAGACAGATAGCGTGGCAATGGCGCGAGTTTCGGGTCGACCTTGTAGAACCCGCGCGGCTCGCCGAGGAAATAATCCTGCACACCGAGGGCGCCATTGACGTAATCGCCGACGGCGAAGCCAGGATTGTTCGAAGCGATGACTTTTCCCACGCCCAGTGCGCGCATGACCTCACCGAGGCCGACCGGCGGGATGTAGGACTTGCCTTCGTTCATCCAGCCGCGCATGGCGGGGTCGAGGGACAGGTATTCGTTTTTCACCAGAATCTGTCCCGCCTGTGGCTCGCCGACCGGTACTTCCTGATAAGTGAAAGTCTCGCGGGTCGCGGCGCCCACCGGGCGTTTGGCGAGCAGGAACTGGCGATTGGTCTGGTTGGTCATGACGGGCACTCGAATGGAATGAAGCCTTGTTGATAGCTCTTCAACGGCGATGTCGCAAGGTTGGCTGATACGGCGAATGCGAGTCGATCCAGTGCAGTGATGGTTACGGGGCGGGTTTCATCACTGCGGCGCATGCGCCGGTAAACAGCGATTGCATAGTGCTGACGCGCTTCCGCCGCCCTTGGCTATGCTGCGACGCAACATCTCCCAGTTTTTTGCATTCGAGGACATCTCCATGAGCATGACGTTTTCCGGTCAGGTGGTTGTAATCACGGGAGCCGCCTACGGCATCGGCCGCGCGACAGCCTTGGCGTTTGCCGCCGAAGGCCTGAAAGTGGTGGTGGCTGACCTGGATGCGGCTGGAGGCGAAGGCACGGTGGCGCTGATTCGTACCGCCGGTGGCGAAGCGTCCTTCGTGCGCTGCGACGTGACGGTGGAAAGCGATGTAAAAAATCTGATGGGTGAGGTGATCAATACCTACGGTCGTCTCGACTATGCCTTCAACAACGCCGGGATCGAAATCGAGAAGGGCAAACTCGCCGACGGTACGCTGGACGAGTTCGACGCGATCATGGGCGTAAACGTCAAAGGCGTCTGGCTGTGCATGAAGTATCAGTTGCCGTTGCTGTTGGCGCAGGGCGGTGGCGCGATCGTCAACACGGCGTCGGTAGCCGGGCTGGGCGCAGCGCCGAAAATGAGCATCTACGCGGCGTCGAAACATGCGGTGATCGGCCTGACCAAGTCGGCGGCGATCGAATACGCGAAAAAGAAAATCCGCGTCAACGCAGTGTGCCCGGCAGTGATCGATACGGACATGTTCCGCCGTGCCTACGAAGCCGACCCGAAGAAGGGCGAATTCGCCAACGCCATGCACCCGGTCGGGCGCATTGGCAAGGTTGAGGAAATCGCCAGCGCGGTGCTGTATCTGTGCAGCGATGGCGCAGCCTTCACCACTGGGCATTCGCTGGCGGTGGATGGCGGCGTGACAGCGTTCTGAAAGTTGCCGTAATTTTAAGAACCCGCCTGCGTGCGGGTTTTTTGTACCTCGCGGTTGGTCCGTGTGAATACCGCTAAACAATGTGTATCAAACCGTTAGAACTGCCGCATTTGGCGGCGTTGTCGCACAGCCTCGGCGGTGCGGCTGTGATTTACTGCTGCCAGCAAAACTGACAGGAGTTTGCGAGCTCATGGAACTGAGAATTGACCGACAGGCAATGGTGCCGGTCGTGCAGCAGATCGTCGACGGAATGACTGACTGGATTGTGCAAAGCGGTATCCCGCCGGCCACCCGGTTGCCCTCCGTACGGCAAATCGCCCGGGGTAATCTGCTCAGCCAGTCGTGTGTCGTCGAAGCCTGCGAGCGCCTGGTTTCGCAAGGTGTGTTGACTGCGCGTCAGGGCGCGGGATTCATCGTCGCGGCCTCGCCGCCGTTGCGCGAAACGGACTCGGAACTGGCAGTGTTCGAGGGCCGCCATGCGTGGTGCGATGAGCTGAGCGCTTCGACGGGCCGCTTGATCTTGGGGCAAGGAGGCTTGCCGCCGAGCTGGCGTGAGCCCGACGACCTCAGCTACGCATTACGCGAGGTGGCGCGCACCGACATGGCCAGTCTGTTCAACTACAGCTCGCCGCTGGGGCTGCCTGCGTTGCGCGAGCAAATTGCCAAGCGCCTGAAACTGCTGCACATCGACGCCTGCAGTGCTCGGCTCATGAGTACCAGCGGTGCCAGTCATGCGCTCGATCTGATCGTGCGCACCCTGTTCAAGGCCGGCGACTGCGTGGTGGTGGAAACGCCCGGTTATGCACCGTTGTTTGACCTGCTGCGCCTGCACGGCGTACAGATGCTCGAAGTGCGTCGGACACCGAGCGGGCCGGACATCGACATGCTCGAGTCAGTGCTGCGTCAGTTTCGTCCCGCTGCCTTGTTCATCGGCAGCCATCACCACAATCCCACTGGCAGTTGCCTGACGCCTGCGGTGGCCCAGCGCATCGTGCAGTTGAGCAAGACCTACGACCTGCGCGTGATCGAAGATGACGTCTACGCTGATCTGCACACCGGCAGCGGTACGCGGTTGGCGGCGCTGGACCATGGCGGCCGGGTCATTTATGTCGGCAGCTTCTCCAAGACACTGAGCAGCTCATTGCGGGTCGGTTTTGTCCTGGCAGACATCGAGCTGCTGAAGCGCCTGGCGGAGGTCAAGATGATCAGCGGCCTGGGCTGTTCGAGGCTGGCCGAGGCGGTGCTGGCCAGGCTGATGGCGACCGGTGCGTATCGCAAACTGGTGCAGCGCCAGCGCCAGCGCTTGAATGCCGATCGCGCGGCGGCCTTGCAGGCGCTGGAAGATGCCGAGTGGGAAGTGTTCGGCAAGCCGGTAGGCGGGCTGTTTATCTGGGCGCGGGCACGCTTGCGCGACCAGACGTCGGTGCGCAGGCAGGCCCAGCGTTGCGGGCTGGAGTTATCGGCAGCGGATGCCTTCAGTCCCAGCGGTGAGTGCGGTGACTGGCAGCGCATCAATGTGGCCTGTGCCTGCGACCCGCGGGCTCGGCAGTTTTTTCGCAATACTTGCGCGGATCGACCTCAAGCATTCTGAAAACGACGCGGGCGTAGCTTTTTGCCATTATTCCGACGCCAGAGTCTTGTGCTGGTTCGAGCCCGTTGCGAATCTTCGGCAACAGACTTTGGCAGGGGACTACGCGCAATGATTTCGGCCGTGCAAGGACGTTTTGCCAACCTCGGTATGGCGAAAAAACTCAGTATCGGATTCGTGCTGGTCTTGCTGCTGACTGCATTGGTCGCGGCGATCGGCGTCTGGTCGCTGCAAACCATCAGTCTGCGTTTCGACGGCTTGAAGCAGATGTCCGCGCTCAACAGCGGCCTGCTCAAGGTGCGCTTGCTCGAGCAGGAGTACGCCCTGCGCGGCAATCCGAAAACCGCCGATGCCTTGCGCGAGGGCGTCGATGGGCTGATCGTTCTTGCCGGCGAGCTCAAGGCACATTCCCCGGCCAATGTGCCGGTGATGAGCGATGTCGAGCAAGCGCTGGGCGCGTATCGCAAGGCCTTCGATGAGTTCGTCTCGCTGAGCCAGGCCAAGGACCTTGCGCTGGAGATGGCCAGTTGGTCGGTGTCCAGCGTGGCCAATAACCTCGACGTGTTGCAGAGCGGGCTGGCCGACGATGGTGCCTACACCTTGAAAGACACCGAGGGCAAGGACGGCGCGCAGTTCATCGAACAGGCGAATCAGGTCAGTCAGGTCTCGCGACTGATGCTGCAGGCGATGAATGAAGCGCGGGTGCGTCTGGATCAGAGCCGCAAGGGCGATGCGGACAATGCCGGTCAAGGCAACATCGAACAGGCCGCGCAAGCGCAGGAGCAAGCCGAGGCGTTGAAAAGCACGGTCAAGGACGAGGGCTATCTGACTGTGCTCAACGAAGTGTCGGGGCATATCGCCGGATTCAACGAGAAACTGGCTGAATACACCGGGTTGCTGGCGCAAGAAAAAACGGTTTATGACCAACTGCATCAGCGTGCCGCGCAGGTGGTGGACCGGGTCAATCAGGCCTACGTCGCCGAAGACGCTTCGATGCAGGCGGAGCTGAAAAAGAACACGGTGTTGATCATTGGCTCTTCGGCGCTGGCCTTGTTGGTCGGATTACTTGCCGCGTGGGTGATCACGCGCCTGATCGTTGCGCCGCTGCGCAGTGTCATTCGTGTGGCGCAGCAGATTGCTGCGGGTGATCTGACGGCGAAGGTCGAGGTGACGCGCCGCGATGAAATGGGACAATTGATGTTGGCCATGCAGCAGATGGCTGCCGGCCTCGGCACGATTGTCAGCGGCTTGCAGGCCGGCATCGAGCGCTTGGCCGGTTCCGCGCAATCGCTGTCGGCGGTGACCGAGCAGACCAATCTGGAGGTCAACAGCCAGAAGGAGGAAACCGAGCAGGTCGCCACCGCCATGAACCAGATGACCGCCACCGTGCATGACGTCGCGCGCAATGCCGAAGAGGCGGCGCTGGCTGCGCAGACGGCGGATGACAAGGTCGAGAGCGGCCAGCAGGTGGTGCGCCAAAGCATGGCGCGGATCGAGCAGTTGGCGGATTCGGCGACCTCGGCCAGCTCCAGCATCGAGAGCCTCAGTGCCGAGATTCAGAATATCGGCACGGTGCTGGAGGTGATCAAGAGCGTGGCCGAGCAGACCAATCTGTTGGCGCTGAACGCGGCAATCGAGGCGGCGCGGGCTGGCGAGCAGGGCAGGGGATTCGCGGTGGTGGCCGATGAAGTGCGTGCACTGGCGCGGCGCACGCAGCAATCGACCGAGGAGATCGAGCGCCTGGTCAGTGCCTTGCGAGCGGCGGCGCAGTCGTCGGTGCAGCAGATTCGCAGCAGTGGCGAACTGGTGAAGCTGGCGGTCAGTGATGCGTTGCAGACCGAGAGTGCGCTGGGGAGTATTGCGGCGGCGGTGTCGTTGATTCAGCAGATGAATCAGCAGATCGCGGCGGCGGCGGAGGAGCAGAGTTCGGTGGCGGAGGAGATCAATCGCAGTGTTACGCAGATTCGAGCGAGTGCGGATCACTCTTCCGTGGCCATGCGCGGGAATGCGGCTTCGAGTGTTGAGCTGGCGCAGTTGGGCGGCGAGTTGCGCTCGATGGTTGGGCATTTTCGGCTTTGAGTCTTGGCGGCCTTTGGGCCGGCCAGGCTCTCGGCTTCGCCGCGTGGGGATGGCCCGGGTTTGCTTTTGCTTTTCTGTGGGAGCTGGCTTGCCAGCGAAGGCGGCCTGACAGCCGACCGATTTTTACCTGAGAACACTGCTTCCCGATCTGGGAGCGAGCCTGCTCGCGAAAGCGATCTTCAATTCACATCCTCTTTCAAGTCACCCACAAAAAAGCCACCAATAACGGTGGCTTCTTTACCAGTATTCCCGACTCAGTCGTAAATCACTTTCTTCTTCCAGTCCGCATCCGCTTCGACATCCTTCAAACCGGCAGTCAATTGGTTTTCTTCACCTTCCACCGGGGCAATCTTGTCCATGACCTGGGCGTTGGCTCGGGCGAGGAGTTTTTCCAGGTATTGCAGTTGCTCGGCATACATCTGCGGGTCCTGCTGTTTGCGCAGATATTGCACGCCGCGTTCGAAGGCGAGGCGGGCTTGGCCGGGTTGGTTTTGTTGCAGGGACTGTTGGCCGAGGTTGTTGAAGAATTCGATGTGCAGCAGCACGAGGATGTGGCGCACTTCGCGGATCCACTGCTTGGCTTCGTTCGGTGGCAGGAAGCCGTCGTGGGCGGCGCGGGTGATCTGGCCGTGCAGGGCTTCGAGGAGGAAGCGCACGTCTTTGGCTTTGGCTTCGGTCAGGATCGGCGCGGGCGGGTTGTTCACCGGTATCGATTCGCCCTGGGCAACGAGGGCGCTGAGTTCGGTGATGCGGGCCTTGGTCGTCGCGCTGGTCTTTTCCAGATTGAGCAGGCGCTGGCAGACGTTGAGTTCCAGGCGGGTCAGCAGCAGTTTCAGCGCCGGGGTCATGAACTGGCCGGGGAAGGTTTCGGTCAGTTCGCCGCAGCGGCGCAGGCGGTCGTTGAGTTCGACTTTGGTGCGGGCCTTCTCCAGCTTGTTGTTTTCCACCACATGGTTCATGTAGCCAATGGCGATCAGAATTGCGATCCCGGCTACGACTAGCAGGGTGATCATGAGTGGTGTCACCGGTAAGACCTCTTTATAGGGTTCGCATGCGAGTGTAGTGGCTGGGCATTTAGGCGCCTAGCGCCGCTCGACGGGTTTGATCGGCTGCTGCAATCTATATCGGCCGCCGGCTGTATAGATGAATGCTGGCGCTTGATGTGCAGATTGCCATCACTGTGTTGTGGACTATAACGTCTTGGCGAGTGGCGGAATATAGGCGTCAGGTTTCAGACGACGGAAAAGCCTTACGCGGCCCGTAATCCAGGTCGAAGTCATTGATTTAAATAAATTTATATCAAGGGGTTGACGACCCCTCAATCCATCCATAGAATGCGCGCCACTTGCAGCGTAAAGCACACAGCGAAACGCGGCAGGGAGTGAATGTTGTAGTGTGTCCCCTTCGTCTAGTGGCCTAGGACACCGCCCTTTCACGGCGGTAACAGGGGTTCGAGTCCCCTAGGGGACGCCAATGCGGGAATAGCTCAGTTGGTAGAGCACGACCTTGCCAAGGTCGGGGTCGCGAGTTCGAGTCTCGTTTCCCGCTCCAATTTTAAACAGCAGTGCTTTCGGGCGGTGCTGAGTGAAACCAGAACCAAGTCTTCGGATGCGGATCTGGACACCGAAACACACACCATGTGTTCCGGGTAGCGTGTCCCCTTCGTCTAGTGGCCTAGGACACCGCCCTTTCACGGCGGTAACAGGGGTTCGAGTCCCCTAGGGGACGCCATTTGCGGGAATAGCTCAGTTGGTAGAGCACGACCTTGCCAAGGTCGGGGTCGCGAGTTCGAGTCTCGTTTCCCGCTCCAATTTCACAAAAACGCCGATCAGTGATGATCGGCGTTTTTGTTTGTGCGCGTTTTGTGGCGGCAATAAAAAAGGACCTTTTCACAGGCCCTTTTTTATTTTGCGCCCGGTCATCAATGATCGGGCTCAGGTAGAGCTTTACAGCTTCGGCAACTGCCCGACACGCCCCATCATTTCCGTGACGATCTGCAGATCCAGCAGGAACTGCTCGACGGTCTTGAACTCGCCATCGGTGTGGCCGGTGTACTTGGCCTCAGGTCGCGCCAGGCCGAATTGCACGCCGTTCGGCAATTCGTGAACCGACGTCGCGCCGGCGGAAGTACCGAATTCCGACTTCATGCCGAGGTTTTCGCTGGCTACGGCAAGCAGCGCCTTGACCCACTCACCCTCGGGGTTGCGATACATCGGTTCAGCCACCGAGTAATCGAACGCCACGGCAACATGAGTCTTCTTGCTCCAGGCATCCAGTTTCTCAGCGATCTCAGCCTTGAGCTTTTCCGGTGACTTGCCCTTCGGTACGCGCAGATTCACCGCCAGCTTGAAGGTTTTGTCATCCTCACCGACGTAGGTCAGCGAGGTGGTCAGTGGCCCCATGAACGAGTCGGAGAAGCCCACGCCGAGTTTTTTGCCCAGGTAGTCCAGGCCCCAGTTGTCATCGGCATAACGTGCGGCGTCGGTGAACTGGTTGTGCTTGAGCGCGACTTTGCCGTCCAGGCTGTTGATGAAGCTCAGCATTCGCGCGACCGGGTTGACGCCGGACTCTGGTTCGGAGGAGTGCGCAGAAACTCCCGTCACGGTCAGTTTGACGTCTTTGCCATCAACCTTTGCCGCGACTTCGAAGTCGCCGCCGTTGGCTTTGGCATAGGCGTCGCCGGCTTTTTGCAGACTGGCGGCAAGCTCGGCTGGCTTGTCGGTTACCAGTGTGACCACCGAAGCGGACGGAATCTGGTTGGTCGCTTTGCCGCCAGTCATCGAAATGATTTCCGCGCCGTTGCCTTCGCCTTTGCGTTTGG
Coding sequences within:
- the pyrF gene encoding orotidine-5'-phosphate decarboxylase; this translates as MSACQTPIIVALDFPTRDAALKLADQLDPKLCRVKVGKELFTSCAAEIVGTLRDKGFEVFLDLKFHDIPNTTAMAVKAAAEMGVWMVNVHCSGGLRMMAACREELDKRSGPQPLLIGVTVLTSMEREDLAGIGLDIEPQEQVLRLAALAEKAGMDGLVCSALEASALKAAHPSLQLVTPGIRPAGSAQDDQRRILTPRQALDAGSDYLVIGRPISQAANPAQALAAVVAEIS
- a CDS encoding NADP-dependent oxidoreductase, with protein sequence MTNQTNRQFLLAKRPVGAATRETFTYQEVPVGEPQAGQILVKNEYLSLDPAMRGWMNEGKSYIPPVGLGEVMRALGVGKVIASNNPGFAVGDYVNGALGVQDYFLGEPRGFYKVDPKLAPLPRYLSALGMTGMTAYFALLDVGAPKAGDTVVLSGAAGAVGSVAGQIAKIKGCRVVGIAGGADKCKFLIDELGFDGAIDYKAEDVVAGLKRECPKGVDVYFDNVGGDILDAVLSRLNMKARVVICGAISQYNNKEAVKGPANYLSLLVNRARMEGFVVMDYAAQFASAAQEMAGWMANGQLKSKEDVVDGLETFPETLMKLFNGENFGKLVLKV
- a CDS encoding SDR family oxidoreductase — encoded protein: MSMTFSGQVVVITGAAYGIGRATALAFAAEGLKVVVADLDAAGGEGTVALIRTAGGEASFVRCDVTVESDVKNLMGEVINTYGRLDYAFNNAGIEIEKGKLADGTLDEFDAIMGVNVKGVWLCMKYQLPLLLAQGGGAIVNTASVAGLGAAPKMSIYAASKHAVIGLTKSAAIEYAKKKIRVNAVCPAVIDTDMFRRAYEADPKKGEFANAMHPVGRIGKVEEIASAVLYLCSDGAAFTTGHSLAVDGGVTAF
- a CDS encoding PLP-dependent aminotransferase family protein, which gives rise to MELRIDRQAMVPVVQQIVDGMTDWIVQSGIPPATRLPSVRQIARGNLLSQSCVVEACERLVSQGVLTARQGAGFIVAASPPLRETDSELAVFEGRHAWCDELSASTGRLILGQGGLPPSWREPDDLSYALREVARTDMASLFNYSSPLGLPALREQIAKRLKLLHIDACSARLMSTSGASHALDLIVRTLFKAGDCVVVETPGYAPLFDLLRLHGVQMLEVRRTPSGPDIDMLESVLRQFRPAALFIGSHHHNPTGSCLTPAVAQRIVQLSKTYDLRVIEDDVYADLHTGSGTRLAALDHGGRVIYVGSFSKTLSSSLRVGFVLADIELLKRLAEVKMISGLGCSRLAEAVLARLMATGAYRKLVQRQRQRLNADRAAALQALEDAEWEVFGKPVGGLFIWARARLRDQTSVRRQAQRCGLELSAADAFSPSGECGDWQRINVACACDPRARQFFRNTCADRPQAF
- a CDS encoding methyl-accepting chemotaxis protein; the encoded protein is MAAGLGTIVSGLQAGIERLAGSAQSLSAVTEQTNLEVNSQKEETEQVATAMNQMTATVHDVARNAEEAALAAQTADDKVESGQQVVRQSMARIEQLADSATSASSSIESLSAEIQNIGTVLEVIKSVAEQTNLLALNAAIEAARAGEQGRGFAVVADEVRALARRTQQSTEEIERLVSALRAAAQSSVQQIRSSGELVKLAVSDALQTESALGSIAAAVSLIQQMNQQIAAAAEEQSSVAEEINRSVTQIRASADHSSVAMRGNAASSVELAQLGGELRSMVGHFRL
- a CDS encoding dipeptidase, whose amino-acid sequence is MVFSLKKLAAATLVMASLTAFTSAAQANITAEQSAAILKSFDGKNLTDFRSFLGSLAQSDLAKTDKLNPSISAFLDNKTLNAEQQNEIHRLLGIYTRVKYGKAALETLRQLVEIPTFRKDGVEQHDNPEFIKIAGEIQKLAESFGLKFRNVDNRVYEISLDGKGDEVVGIHAHADVVPVTPENWVLKDGTKLDPFKVTLIGDRMYGRGTEDDKNAIVVALYAMKVIKDEKLPLARNFKLLVDTTEETSGDAIPYYFERNPTPNYNMALDGGYPVVIAEKGYGTVMANFAKRKGEGNGAEIISMTGGKATNQIPSASVVTLVTDKPAELAASLQKAGDAYAKANGGDFEVAAKVDGKDVKLTVTGVSAHSSEPESGVNPVARMLSFINSLDGKVALKHNQFTDAARYADDNWGLDYLGKKLGVGFSDSFMGPLTTSLTYVGEDDKTFKLAVNLRVPKGKSPEKLKAEIAEKLDAWSKKTHVAVAFDYSVAEPMYRNPEGEWVKALLAVASENLGMKSEFGTSAGATSVHELPNGVQFGLARPEAKYTGHTDGEFKTVEQFLLDLQIVTEMMGRVGQLPKL